The nucleotide window TGTCATCGCCCCAATGCTTGGGTAACTATATACAACTATCTCGGTTGACTTTACTTCGCCATCTGGATATTCATTTCTAGCAGTTTCAGTTGATTTCTTCATTGCTTCAGTTGTATTATACAGAACCGGAGTTAGTTCAATAACTTGAATTGACTGCCCCAGAGTTTTATTAGCCCCTACGTCGACTCTACCTATCAGGCTGTTATTTTTATATACGGAAAATTGATAATACAGTTTCTGCCCGTTTGGATCATAGAGTTCCAATGGCTTGGGATCGATAGATGCCCCTTTCCATCCTTCAAACTCGGTATCATCTGCAATAAAATTTATTATTTGCGCATTTGCATGTTCAAAAGCTACCTCTTTAGTTACAGAATAATTAGTCTCATTTTGAGCACTAACAGTAGGTACCAATGCGATGGCAACCAGAAGCACTGCCAAAAGCATTACTCTTGCTCCAATTTTGTTCCTGATCATCTACGTCATTCCTGAGAACCTATTTTCCTTAGGAGGCAGAATAACGCAAGCTTAAAACACGCAAAGCTAACTAGATAATGCCTCTTAGAGATTATCTTATGAAATTTGGGGGTCTGGCAAACTACATTTGAACTTTACAAAATCCTCGTTTCGGATTCTTTATAAGTTTTCCGTGCAGGTGTTACATTACGCAATTTTCGTACTTATTTGAACATGAAGTCATTTTTTCATCTTTGTTTATTAGAAGATTTGCACGGAAGAAATATATAGGACCCAACTGCCGCAAGTAAGCTCACAGAATATTAACAAAAAGGAAAAAGTTCTTATTTTTATTCTTAATTTGTCCTTTAATTATGAATTATTTCCAAATTTTATCACTTAATTGAATATTTATTTTAAAAATATAATAATGCTAAACTTCGCCCTTAGCTGGAAAGAATTCTTGTTCTCCAGAGATTGCACAATACCACGAAAGGTAGAATTATCAACACCTGGAATTTTCCGAAATAATTATTTATGATTGTTTGAAAACGGGCTTTGTAATAATATTTATATAGTATTCATGCCGATGAAAAGTAGATCGAAAAAAACAGCTTAAGTTTGGATCAAATTAAGGCACTAAATTAGACATGGAACAAAAATTGGAAAATCAATTATTTTGAGCTCTGAAAGTTTAATTCCATTCTTACTAGAGATTTTGGGGAACTTCTTAAACCTATACTTGGCGATTTCTTAAGGAATGGTTTCGAGCTTTTTAGATGCTCTTATCGAGCGTTTAAAGAGGGATGTATATTGTTAAAAAATCGCAATTCTGCAATAAATAAAGTTAGCAGACATTTCGCCCTTCTATTCCTGGTAATGCTTGTCTCTATTGCTTTGCTGAGCAGTCTGGGGGCTTCAAAACCTGATAAGAGTACGATAGAAGTCCAGATCCTGGCTATAAATGATCTTCATGGCCAGCTTGAGCCTCCAGTGAGTGAGATAGTTACAGGCTATAACGAGACAGGCGCCCCCATACGTGTTAATGCAGGGGGTTCGGAATACCTGGCTACTCACATAAAGAAACTCAGATCTGAGAACCCTAATACATTTGTGGTCTCGGCAGGAGACAATATTGGTGCAAGTCCGATTATTTCATCCCGATTCCACGACGAACCAACAATAAAGGCTCTCAACATGATAGGAGTCAACTTTTCGGCAGTGGGCAATCACGAGCTGGATAACGGGTTAAACGAGCTCATGCGCATTCAAAACGGTGGATGCCATCCGACTGATGGCTGCCTGGATAATTCGTCCTTTGAAGGGGCAGATTTCCAGTATCTGGCTGCTAACATAGTCAATGAAAGTACTAACGCCACAATATTCCCTGCCTACAAAATCGCCTGCGTCCAGGGTGTACCTATAGGATTTATTGGAGTGGCCCTGGAAGATACGCCGTCCATACTGACTCCTTCCAAAGTGAAGGGACTCAGGTTCCTGGATGAAGCCGAGACCATCAACAAATATGCCAAAAAACTGAAGCATATGGGCGTAAAAACCATAGTTGTGATCATACACGACGGCGGCTACCAGGACGGACTATATAACGAGAGCCTGAACATGAGCGGCCCCATTCTGGACATTGTCAACGCCACAAACGATGAAGTAGATGTTTTCATCACCGGCCACACCCATCAGGCCTATAATGCCAATATCGACGGCCGCATAGTGACTCAGGCGGGTTCGGCAAGTACTCTGCTCACGGATATCGATCTGGTAATAAGCAAAAAGACTCATGATGTGGTCAAAGAAAAGTCAAGAAATATTATAGTATCCAGAGATGTTCCTGAAGATCCTGAAGTATCCGAGCTTATCACGGAATATAAAGATCTGGTTGCAGCCCTTGCTAACCAGGTGATAGGTAACATTACAAGCGATATTACAGCAGTAATGAGTGATTCAGGCGAATCTGCTCTTGGCGATGTCATAGCCGATGCTCAACTCCATGCAACTTCCGACCCGGAAGACGGCGGTGCTGTTATAGCTTTCGCGAACCCAGGAGGTATTCGCGCGGATCTGATATATAATCAACAAAGTGCCAGCGAACTGCCAGGCCAGGTCACCTATGGCGAGGCCTTCAGCGTCCAACCCTCTGAAATCAGCCTGGTCACAATGACCTTGAACGGCACTCAAATCGACACTTTACTGGAGCAACAGATCGACAACCCAACTCCGCGCATACTGCAGGTCTCAAAGGGCTTTAGTTATGCCTGGAACGAAAGCGCCTCCCCAGGTAATATGATCGATATCTCCGACATAAAGATAAACGGCACTTCTATCAATCCGAACGACCTTTACCGCGTAACAGTTAACAACCGCATGGCTGATGGAAGCTATAATCTCTTTGTTCTGAAGGAAGGGGTCAATAGGACAGAAGGTCCTCTGGTTAGAGATGCT belongs to Methanosarcina barkeri 3 and includes:
- a CDS encoding bifunctional UDP-sugar hydrolase/5'-nucleotidase, producing MLKNRNSAINKVSRHFALLFLVMLVSIALLSSLGASKPDKSTIEVQILAINDLHGQLEPPVSEIVTGYNETGAPIRVNAGGSEYLATHIKKLRSENPNTFVVSAGDNIGASPIISSRFHDEPTIKALNMIGVNFSAVGNHELDNGLNELMRIQNGGCHPTDGCLDNSSFEGADFQYLAANIVNESTNATIFPAYKIACVQGVPIGFIGVALEDTPSILTPSKVKGLRFLDEAETINKYAKKLKHMGVKTIVVIIHDGGYQDGLYNESLNMSGPILDIVNATNDEVDVFITGHTHQAYNANIDGRIVTQAGSASTLLTDIDLVISKKTHDVVKEKSRNIIVSRDVPEDPEVSELITEYKDLVAALANQVIGNITSDITAVMSDSGESALGDVIADAQLHATSDPEDGGAVIAFANPGGIRADLIYNQQSASELPGQVTYGEAFSVQPSEISLVTMTLNGTQIDTLLEQQIDNPTPRILQVSKGFSYAWNESASPGNMIDISDIKINGTSINPNDLYRVTVNNRMADGSYNLFVLKEGVNRTEGPLVRDALVNYLTAFSPVAPGPMNRIAVVK